Genomic DNA from Electrophorus electricus isolate fEleEle1 chromosome 23, fEleEle1.pri, whole genome shotgun sequence:
taTGCATCCACACATACGAATAAACATTCATCACCTAACTTTTTGAAAGTCTCTCAAAGTCTCTCTGATTTCTTGTTTATAAAGAGTTTCACCATTAAGTTCCAGGTGGTATAGTAGTAAAAGTAATcctagtagtagtggtggtggtggtggtattaatagtagtgatagtaataataGTGATAGCAGTAGTGATAgcagtagtagtggtggtactAATAGTAGTTGTAGTAATTGTAGTAACTTATTGCTCTTCCACTGTGTTACCAACTtggaacacaggacacagataACACACAGGACACAAAGCGCTAATTATATTGTCCCCCTCACCCTGCCGATTAGTCAGAGAGTAAAGAAACGTGTAATATTGCGAACTCTTGTAAAGAGTTTGTGCTGAGCAGGTCTACGTGTGAGGGCTGTGTCAGTTTGACACAGGTCAGAGGTGTAGAAACTACAGACACAGGATCCAAAGCTCCGTGCGCCCAGTGCTGTGGGAGGTGTGAATGTTCTCTTCTTTGTTCTGCTCAAGGAACTGTGCGTGCCAGCAGACCTGTGGTCCAGCAACAGAAACCGCCACAGGGAAAGGAGCCGAACAGCGCCAGCCAAGGGAAGCACAGTCCAGTGGGAGTGAAGCCACCCACGACAATGGGGGCAGTAACAGCAGCAGATGTACGTGCTGAATTTCCCAGCCCTAGTAGCCTCACTGAATCCAGTGCTTTCCGCTGTATCTGTACCTACTGTACACGTCGCCTGTGCGTTCAAATGTGCACGAACGTGTAAACAATGCTAACTGCTCAGTAAGAAACAGTCATTCACTGCTACTTTGAATATGTTCTGGTTCCTTTTGACTAGGCCTCATTTCTGTCTCGGGGGCTTCTCACGTACATCCCCGTGAGTTTAAACAAGTCTGCTCTTCTCACAGCGTCCATCTGCATTCCCGAAGAAGCAAGCACCACCACCGAAGAAGAGCCAGGAAGTTGCTGCCAAACCAGCCTGGCCAGACAGGAAGCACCATGTGGTCGGTGGAGTGAGGTTTATGGAAAGACGGCGATTTGACACTGATGACCATGACGACGATGATTACATGGATGACAACAGTGACATTGATGATGACGAGGATGATGATCGTACCATCCTAAACAGCCCCAGCAGGCAGTGGGGAGCTCTGTCTGCTAACAGACCACCAGCATATGCTGCTTCAAGGCCAGCATTACCTCCGCCTAAAAGACCTGTAACTCCTCCCACTAGGCAGTACGTAGCCCCACCTGCTGGGCAGCCTGCAGCGAGCCAGCGAGGAAGTGGACAACGCGTTATACACCCCTACCCTCACATGGCGTCTCTCCCAACTGGCTGTCTGATGTCCCAGTCCCTCATCGCTTGTGGCAGCACAGGGCTGAGTCACCTGCCCCTGCTGAAGGACCCGGGCATCAGGGCACTCTACCTGGCAGGTGAGCTGGTGCACCTGTAGACTCGGGTTATAGGACGTGTTAGAGAACAGGTGGAGATGAGTATCCATTTTGTGaacaggtgagtgtgtgtggttgtgtgtgtgtgtgtctgtgtgtgagtgtgtgtatgtgtccagtatgtaaacgtgtgtgtgtgtgtgtgtgtgtgtccagtatgcaaacgtgtgtgtgtgtgtgtgtgtgtgtatgtatgtatgtgtctactTTGTGAACAGGTGTAGGACAGGAGACTTACAGCAGACATTACATTCTAATTCACTCTATTGATTCCTATTAGGGTCATGCTCCAAACTAAACCCACCGTACACCAAACTAACCAAACCAAACACcaaaccaaccaaaccaaactaACCCCACCAAACTAACCCCAACAAACACCTAACCCCATCAAACAACAAACTAACCCCAACAAACTAACCCAATCAAGCACCAAACTAACCCCACCAAACACCAAACTAACCACACCAAACTAGCCCCAACAAACTAACCCCAGCAAACACCAAACCCCATCAAACAACAAACTAACCCCAACAAACTAACCCAATCAAGCACCAAACTAACCCCACCAAACACCAAACTAACCACACCAAACTAGCCCCAACAAACTAACCCCAGCAAACACCAAACTAACCACACCAAACTAACTCAATCAAGCACCAAACTAACCCCACTAAACTAATCCCACCAAACTAACCCCAACAAATTAACCCAATCAAACACCAAACTAACCACACCAAACTGACCACACTGAACACCAAACTGACTAGTTCTTTAACAGTGagattattcatgtttttttctgtcatagATAATAAGATCAGTAAAATCCCCACATGGGCTCTGGCTGGCCTGCCCAACCTGGAGTGGCTGGACCTGAGCAAAAACCAACTGAATGACGCGTCTCTGGGTGTAGATGTGTTCCGGGTGAGTTGCTCGGCGAGGAGATGGTGCTGACAGGTGCCTGGGTGGACTGAGTGATCTGCTGTTCTGGAGGGCTGTGATGAGGGACTTGAGACCTGGAGCTTTGTGAAATCTGTTCCTGATGGTAGCAGGCACCTGCAGGGTCTTCTCTCCCACAGACTGTTTATGTCAGCTGGGGTGAATCTCACCTTGGTGCTGCACTGAGCAGGAGAAACGTTCCAGTCAACAGTCACACTGCGGCCAAACCGAGTGCATAGTGTTCATGAGCTTTGCTGCTTGGCACCTTTGCGTGAGGATCCTCTCCAGTCAAATATTGCATCAGTGAGACTCCGTGTCCTGGGGCTGGCGTCCAGAGTCCTCCACGGCTCAGTGGGAGGACAATTACTGCATCGCGCAGGATGGCTACTACATGACTCATGATTTTGGAATGTGGTGTAGAGCTTCGACACAGGAGTTCAACTGGCTAAGGGCCAGGCTTGTGTTTGACCTACAGGGGGCGCTAAACAGGGGGTGCTAAGAGTCTGTCTCTCAGCAGAGCCTCAGTCTGTAGTGTTAAGAGTCGGTCTCCTGGACAAACTGTCTTTATGGCTTGTACTGTTGCAGAATCTGACCAAACTGCGGAGGTTGAATCTGGATGGAAACAACCTGACCAAAATCCCACCGCTTCCCCTCTCACTGCTGGAGCTCAAGATCAACGACAACAAACTGAGTGgactaaccccacacacctTTAAGggtacacatgcagacatatgcaaatatgcacacgcacacacacagacacacacacactatcacaaaacacatacacacacaaacgccatcacaacacacacatatacacacactggcGGGTGTGATGAGCACAGTGTATGATGAGCAGAGTGGCATATGAGaaactgtgtttgtttgcaggTCTGTTTCAGCTGCTCActctggagctggaggacaatCACTTTCATGACGGGAACGTCTCTCCGCTGGCCTTCCGCACGCTGGGAAAACTCATCTATCTGAGGCTGGATGATAACGACTTCCGAGCCATTCCCTCCGGATTACCGGCCTCACTGCAGGTCTCACGTACAGTCGCCTGCCTTCACACTGCACCTCTACTCAGCACTGCATATTAGCATATGACTGAAGTAATTAGTGCAGAACTATAATCTCTCTTCATCACCTCTCCCACTTCCCCactcctgtcctgtgtgtgtgtgtgtgtgtgtgtacaggagctTCACCTCTCTGATAACAGGATTGAGGTTGTGCATGCTGGACTCCTCAATAAGACAGTGAACTTGAGAGTCTTGAACCTCAGCCATAACAAAATACGAGAAGACCGCATTGCACCCAGAGCCTGGATACACTTACGGTGAGTTGAGAAGGAGGAAATGAATCCAGTGAGTAGGAGCTGAGCATGAATGAATCCAGTGAGTAGGAGCGGAGTATGCTGAAGGGGAATTATGTGAGTATCCACCTACACTCAGACCACATGCCTGGTCTTATATTTTTTAACCACGTATCTGGTCCTATATTTTTTAATCATCATTAAATCATCACCTGTCATTCTCACAGCTGCCGCTTAGGTAAAGGGAATCTGACATGAGTGACATTATTTAACTACCACTGATTACACAGTTCTATGCTAAAGTGCCATCTTGTGGACAGAATTAGTAGCGCATCTTGGTATCTTCACAACTTCTCGCTACGGAAATGGAGAGCTGTTCTATAGTGCTTCTGTAGCGACATGGTTGCAGACTCAGTGAGTCATGTCTGGTTCTGTTTTGTTGGGCAGTAAACTGGAGTCGTTGGATCTGTCCCACAACAAACTGGTGCATGTACCTTCGTTCCTACCAGCGGGCCTTCGTCAGCTCACGCTGCATCATAATCAGATCGAGCGCATCCCCGCCTACGTGTTTGGCCACCTGCGGCCGGGACTCGACTCCCTCCACCTGTCCTACAACCGTCTGCGGGAGGATGGCATCAGCGAGATGTCCTTCCTGGGTTTGTACCACTCGCTCACAGAACTCCTACTGGATCACAACCGGCTCCAGGCCATCCCGCGCGGGATCCTACAGCTCCAGACCCTTCAGGTCCTCCACCTCAACCACAACTACATCAAGTAAGTGTACTCTACATCCTAACTACAAATACATCAGGTAAACACCATCAGGTAAGTGTGTTTCCGGTCTCTGTTTTAGACCTTGTGCTGAGAGTGTTGGGTTGGTGTTTAGGTTCTGTTTTAGACCTTGTGCTGAGAGTGTTGGGTTGGTGATTAGGTTCTGTTTTAGACCTTGTGCTGAGAGTGTTGGGTTGGTGTTTAATGTCTCTGTTTTAGACCTCATGCTGAGAGTGTTGGGTTGGTGTTTAGGGtctgctgtgtctctccctACAGCTCTGTGTCCATGAATGCCCTGTGTGACACTACCGCTCGTGAAGATTCACCCCTGCTCTCTGTTCATCTGGAGAACAACCTGATTGATCGGCGTTTGGTCCCACCCACAGCACTCTCCTGCATCAGGAACTACCACAGCGTCCTGCTGCGTCCTCAAAGACACGAACAAATTTACTAGTAAAACCTACACATgcccacagatacacacaccggggcgcacacactcccacacccacacccaccaaacCCCACCATCAGTTTCTGTTACATAATGATGCAATTCAGATGGTGTCAGTGATGCAGTAATATTTTAGTCACCCAGTACTTCAGGTGTATGAAATAAGGGTTTCTATGTACTCATGGAAACTACCCATAACTTTTAAACTGTTTAGTTGCTTCCTGGCTTCGGACCATTCCTATGATTGTTCTAGGACACAACCTGATCGTACTGTCTAGATTTATTTCGTTTGAGTCTAACACATGCTTTTATTTGGTTATTACTGTAGCTTTTTAATCAATCCAGatataaatatactgtatattacagGGATGTTCTACTTGGTCCTTGTTCAGACATTTTTTACAGGGTTTATGACTACTGCAGTCCCTCGGTAGAGCTTTAATATTTATCTCGTTATCAAATGCATTTAGGTTACACCACACgcctttttatatttaataatggaGTATATTTGCATGTTGCTGAAGAATTGTTCTTAAAATGACAGTTTCATTGTTTATAATGTTGTGCGATGTCATTGGCAACAATGGACTTACTGTGCCAATAAACAGTTTAGCACGAAAGGCTCATATTCTGCCCATCTTATCTCGTGTGTACGGTGATAAACGTGACTGGTGTACCATTTAAACATCTGAACATCTAAATATCTCTTACGGCCTTTCACGGTTTTCCACTGCTTTCAACAGTTGTCTGAGAATACGCCCTTCATTTGATCTAACACAATAGCTcaccttatttttaaaatctcaagCCATACAGCCAGCTACGCTTAAAATAAGATGAATGGTGTTTCACAGTGAAAATGATACGCTCGTCTTTTTCTGGGCGCCTCGACCGCAGACTTGATTACATTGTTGTCTGTGTCCTCCGTGCTAGTGTGCGCGGGGATGACTTACCAAAGCGAGCAGGTTATGTGTATACTTTATCCTTAATACACGCTGTGATAAATAACAACTTCATTATCACCTGATTGTTgattttcattaataattatgtAAGTGTCCTATAGGCTGAACGCGTGAGTTATTAAATGTTTGCCATATTTTCAGTACCATGCATAAGCCAAAGGTGCTCGTGGCTGCGCGGGACGTTGTGtggctgtgaatgtgtgcgACATGGACGTGCACCCCACACCCGTTAGGGTCTGTTATTCTGAAACGTTGACACTGTATCACCTCTGTTCGTACTACGTCTGAACCCGTCACCAGTCTGGAGAGTTATTTTAAATGCTGGGAACACGTCCAATAGGCTCTTCGGATTTATTTAAAGCTAACCACGGctattaatgtaattaaaccaacagacagacaaacaaattcTAACGTAAACGTCTTTTCATTGAGGAATATGTTGGCTTATTTTGGAAAAAGATTACCGGCATTTTTATCACGTGCATTCGGGGCCAGGCGGACCGACGGGTGCATCTGGATCTGAAAATGCAGCGCGTGCCTACGGCGCGTGGGCAGCACTGCTCGCTGCTCCCGTTTTCGTGACGCTGCAGCGGGCGCTGGCAGCCTCGCGCGCTCTGGGCCGTTTTCCTCTTTAAGTGGTGACGCAGTGCCACAGAAGCGTTTATTTTCGACTTCACTGCAGGCTTTTCTCCCGGACCCGCGTTCACAGCGCTGCTTTGCATCGATTCGCCGGGGCGTGGAGTAGGGTTAAATTCTATTTTACGGTCaggattatattatattaggGTTAAGGTTGCATTACGGTCAAGACTTGTAGTGTGGACAGCGCATCCCTTATAAACCATTGCACCTTAAGGCAAGGAAAGTTTAATTTTGTGCACATTTCATGCAAGTAATTGTGCTACATAGACAAGAATACAAGCATACGGAGCTTAAAGTGGTCAaattaatcaaacaaaaaattacaaaataagtaaggataaaaggaaataattttaataaattcacAGTAAcctaaaacacaaatttaatcAAACGCAAAGATGACCACAGGTGTCTTCAGTCTGTATTTAAAAGTGGTAAATATTTGGGCCCTTCTGAGTTCCTCTTGGtgctgggttagggttagggtttagatgttaggggttagggttagggtttagaggTAAGGAGGCCACTGCGATGGTCCTGCCTGCTGGACAAGTCTGCCTAGATCTGGTCTGGCCTTGAAATCTCTATATTTAGCTGTATTTTTGAGACTGTGGAATATGATGTCACAGTCGGCCCCTCCCTGGCATCTCTGTTCCCTTGGTTACCTGTCTCGTCTCTGTTCCCTTGGTTACTTTCTTGTGTCTTTGCTTTGGTTCCTGGTTTTTGTCCCTCGTTTCAAGTCTCCACCCTCTATTAGGTCCAGCTGCTCCTTGTTTGAATCCTGTTTAGtcctgtatttaaaccctgtgtttccCAGGTTATGTTGTTGGTCATTTGTCCTAGTATCTGTTGTGTGCACTAAGCCCATACTCTGTGCTAGCTAGTTTGCCTGTTTCGCTCTCTGCTTTCCTGTTTGTATTATGGATCTGTTCGTATTGGTGCTATGACTCTAGACTGTTCTAAAGatcctgattttggatttgcccctaataaagcTCGCTCTTCTCAACGCTTGCGTCTACATCACTATCCTTCTGTGTTACATATGTTCACTAATGCTAGACTCTGATTCTCTTATAACCGTAAGATGTCTAACTTGCCCTTGTGTCTAGGTATGCATTAATCTTAACCCTTTCTTCTTTGATTCTTAACAGATATCTTGTTTTAAGTATATTCAGTTATTAGTGCATCCAGATGTTAATATGCTCTATGTTTTGACACAGTCATTCTATGGAACCACAGTTGCTGCTGTgtagagcaggaggaagagcaaCCTAGCCATGATATGCAGATTTCTTGCATAATTTGTCCTAGTGACGGCAAGTTTAGCGAAGGGTAAACAAGAGGAAGGCAAGAACTGAACCTTGAGGGAGATCAAACATCAAAGTGATTGGCTGTAATCTATAACTGTGAATGGCGACAGCCCTTCCTGTCTCCTAGATATGACAGAAACCAGCTGAGTCCCATAGGAGAGATTTACACACCTTTCAATCGTTTTGATGTACATTTCATTGACTGTCTCACCTTTCTTGTTATTGACATTTATACAAATGTTACACTGATGatgttgggttagggttagggtaggattagcattagggttagggtaggattaggattagggttgggttaagattagggttaggtttaatgTTGGGTTAGggtaggattagggttagggttgggttaaagttagggtagGATTAGGGATAGGTTTAGTGTTGGGTTAGGGTAGGATTGGGGTTAGGTCCAttgtatatatgaaaaaatagatgtttaaatcataacattcattccatggggttctaaagttacAAGACTGTTGATGGTCCAaaggtgtttatatatatatatatatatatatatatatatatatatatatatatatatatataaaagcttgCATGGTGTGGTGTCTTTATGCGCTGAAGATTATTAGTGACCAAAACAATTACTTTTTAAAGAGCTTTTATTGTTAAAGATTTTGCTCAAACTTCAATATTCTGCAAAAATAATCTTTCGATTCTAAAGCAAGATTTTCACCTATTTCTCTGGAACTACTTCTCATACTGATccaaagcaaagaaaagagGACAAATAAGAATAGTGAGAATAGCAGGGAAGTGTGCTTAACAGCCCTGAACTCTTGAGCCAGGTTTGAAAATGACTTCTTATACGTcatcaaaccacacacacacaccccgtggGAGGGAAAGTCTAAGTAAGAATGCACAGTTTAGCCTGTGTAGAAATGCCCTTTTGCGCTCCTGGTAGCTGTCCTGTGGCGCTGAGCTGCAGGCCTCTCCTCTGATACCGCTGGCCATCACGGATTAACAGGGAACTCACCCAAAACAATGCGAAAGCTCTAACGACTACAGGCGAACATCAGTAGAAGAAATTACAgccacatcttttttttctccacctaGTCTACATCAGGTAAGTAAACTAATTGTTTTCCACGATTAGATCCGAGTTTTTGGATGTCTTTAGCCACCTGTAGAAGTCATAGCATTTTTACTCTGGCTGTCCCACACACTTGTTTAGTAGCGCGCAAATGCCTTAGCACATATAATGTGGTTTTTAAGAGCTGATTTACAAAGCTAACAGCTCGTGTAAAACTACAgatcatttaaatgcatttcgAGTTCAAATTACGTTTCTGTTAGTTGGCTTTACAGTCTGTTGAACATAGCCAGCTGTTGACACGTTGAGTCGGTTTCTCCCCAGACTGAATCTTTGTCTTTAGTCTCTAATTTGTGGCGCGTTCTGACGTCATGGTTGAAGGGTATGATTTCTACCGGAgctgcacacctgcaccagcGCGGGGATGTTCCTGTTGCGGTGGAAACCGGGGATTTGGGAAGCGCGTGAAAATCCTACCTGAATAGCGCGCGAGTGTTGCCGCTaccaaatatacattttatttgaagaCTGCAATCATATAATCACAGACCAACTAATTCGGGGTTTGGGCTGTCTCTCCGATGCAACGTAGTCTGCACTCTGAGAATATATTATTTCGTTGTAAAGAGCATTTTTGAAACGTAGTTATAGACAGCACTCTGTATGCTCTATGCATTGTTTCTGATAAATGTATTATCTGCCTGGACCTGTTACAGTCGAGGGCTGGTAACAGGTCTAACTGCTCtccaaaaccccaaaacatcagTGTGGGCTGAAGCGCTTTTCTGTGGCCAGGCATGTGAGACTATGTACAGGGGGGGACGCAAAGGCAGATACAAACACGTGGCACATGGATGTGTCAATAACAGAACCAAACAATTTAGAAGTGTATCAGTATGTTTATGTATCAGTGACTCAATGTCACGTATGTATCACgtctcagtgtgtttttaaagtgtgttcagagtgagtaagtgtgtttgtgaagtgtgtTCAGATTGTGTTTGTGAGGTGTTTTCAGggggtgtgaatgtgtttgtgatgtatattgagtgtgtgagtgcctgtgtgAAGTGTATTGAGAGTGTATGTTTATGGACTGTATTCAGATAGTGAGTTAGTGTGaattgtgtttagtttttgtgagtgtgaagtgtgtttagtgtgcgtagtgtattttttgtttttagtgtgtatgtgagtgtgtgtatgagagagtttAAGATCATTCTGCTGCAATTACACCAAAAGGAGAGAACTACTCATTGCTGAGTATTGCAGTTCTGGGAAACTGTGATCACCATGGTGTTTGTTAAACAGCGCAGAAATGGctcattaacaaacacacatttgcagatGTTCTACGGAGTGGGTGTGTCTCATCTAAACAGTTCTCCTGTCTGGCTGTCTGAGTTTGGTTTGGTACAGTCCACACTGTTGAAATCACACCCTGTGATTTGATGTTCATATATTGTACTTCATAACAGAGACCGCAGAATGATGGAGTCAGGCACTGAACATTTAACAACAGCCTGAGACTCTCTGAGACTCTCCTCCCAGCTGGATACATCAGAGGCCATGGTGGCCATTCCAGAAAGAAATATAAAGCAAACATTGTGATAAAGTTATGACCCAAGTGTTGTTTTAAGTGGGACATTCTCACTTTATGTTCAACAGTTTATTTCTGTCACTTCTTTAATAATAGCAAACTATTCTACACTAATTAAATCACAGACACTAAATCTGTGACACTGTAGTGTCCTGGTGgtcttgtgtttttgctttgagtaaaatgaaacacactGGAGAGGCACACTGATGCTTTTCTAATATTAAAGTTCAGTTCAATTTTCTATAGTGAGCTTTGATAGCTGGATAGCCTTTATTGATCATCTGAAATACAGAGGAGGAACCCACAATGATGTACTGttattcctttttgttttctgtatttctttcttcattcttttttttctgtaatgtgaTGTTTCACTTTCTGTTGTCTCTTATAGTTCAAACGTCACTCTGCTCCATTGGCCATGACGACTGTTGCTATGACGATTCTGCTCCTATCTACTAGCAGCTTGCTACTGCATTGTTCAGCCCTCCCCTTCCAGCAGAGAGGATTTTGGGATTTTGGCAAGGACATTGATGTTAGAGACCtgatgatgacaatgatgaagGACCAAGAAGAAGGGTCAGCATTTGAAGAGGTGTCTCCACCAGATCATCCCACGTGTccttttggctgtgtgtgtcagctccGAGTGGTCCAGTGTTCGGATCTCGGTGGGTAAGATAGAGCGAAGTGTGATGTGTAGGGGTGTCAAGAGAAGCAGACAGCAGGCTAACTCACCCTGCACACCCCAGCAGGTGCTGATTACGCCAGCATTCTGTGGGATGCGGCTCTCTCAGGTCCAAACCTCGTCACCCTCCTCCCTACACATTTCAACCAGAACGGCATGAAATGAGTGTCCAAAAAGTTTAAATCACGTCCGATGCTGAGCATTTAAAAGAGTCTGATGGATTAAAATCAAAAGCATTTAACTGACATTGGCCACCACATCAGACTTCTGGTAGACAGGGATGTTTGCACACAGTCCCTGTGGCCAGGCTCAGTATTGGCTACATAGCAGGTGTGTTGCGTGTGGTCAGACAACTGAGCGGCAGGTTATTTTGCGCTGCAGTGAATATGCCATAAACAATGATGTCTTTTTCACTGCAAATGATGAGCTTCAAAAGTCGTTATTGGAAAGTTATTGTTACCGTGGAAACACCAGCACATGACGTTTGTTATTAGATGGTGTCATATAATATGTGCATAAAATAaatttctccctcttctctctctctttataatctttgtctgtctttctctctttccctccatctttctctctctcactgtcaatctctccctctcgctttcctttttccttctcCATGATGTGCTACGTGGAGCGATGGTTGGGTTAAGGTTAGCCATGGTTGTTGGCTGCAGGGTAATTATATAGTGGAAATGGATCCCACATCACCACAgtgaaatatacacacacatacacacacattagtgcacacacacttgcacatatgtaaataagcacacacacacacacacacacacacacacacacatagcctaAAGAGAATTACCTAAAATTTCCCAAATTACTGCTTTCTGAAAAGTTTACAAGTGAACTTGAATAACCCAAACAGTATAAAAACTTTTCTAAATGACTAGGACTATTTTgatctgtttaaaaatgttttacttgtttttagtttatttgtgaAGAAAGAAATATTTCTGTCCCATACTGTCATTTAGCACAGACAGCTCCCTCAGGTATATTTcaatgtttgtttgcatttgtgtggtTGTTTTGCAGGTTTGACTCATGTGCCATACGACATTCCCCCCGACACACTCTTACTGGACCTGCAGTGCAACATGATTACA
This window encodes:
- the si:dkey-6n6.1 gene encoding extracellular matrix protein 2, with the translated sequence MLVQRDRCRGCRSCSGGECGFPRCGGVEVRWICTGGEYKSLSELAVPLADGHQTGQRREKPKSGFVAAAGGYSASVRPGGYSASARPVHHAPCLVNGIALFEGAAWSPDPCSVCRCRNGAVHCHAIACPGTVRASRPVVQQQKPPQGKEPNSASQGKHSPVGVKPPTTMGAVTAADRPSAFPKKQAPPPKKSQEVAAKPAWPDRKHHVVGGVRFMERRRFDTDDHDDDDYMDDNSDIDDDEDDDRTILNSPSRQWGALSANRPPAYAASRPALPPPKRPVTPPTRQYVAPPAGQPAASQRGSGQRVIHPYPHMASLPTGCLMSQSLIACGSTGLSHLPLLKDPGIRALYLADNKISKIPTWALAGLPNLEWLDLSKNQLNDASLGVDVFRNLTKLRRLNLDGNNLTKIPPLPLSLLELKINDNKLSGLTPHTFKGLFQLLTLELEDNHFHDGNVSPLAFRTLGKLIYLRLDDNDFRAIPSGLPASLQELHLSDNRIEVVHAGLLNKTVNLRVLNLSHNKIREDRIAPRAWIHLRKLESLDLSHNKLVHVPSFLPAGLRQLTLHHNQIERIPAYVFGHLRPGLDSLHLSYNRLREDGISEMSFLGLYHSLTELLLDHNRLQAIPRGILQLQTLQVLHLNHNYINSVSMNALCDTTAREDSPLLSVHLENNLIDRRLVPPTALSCIRNYHSVLLRPQRHEQIY